ACAAGTGGGGATGACAATGGATAAACATACCGAACTGGCAAAAGTAACGGCAGCCATGCAACAAACCAAAGAGCGCCGAATGTATGAACGCTACCAAGCGATCTATTTGCATTTGAAAGGCACATCCATGAAGGCGATCGCTGACATTTTGAATCGAAACCGAATGACGGTGAGCAGTTACATTCATACGTACGAGAACGGTGGACTGGGAGCCTTGCAAATCAAGCATTCCTCAGGTGCTCCTACTCGGTTGACGAAGCAGCAGCAGGATCGCTTGAAACAAACCGTCGCCTATTCGGTTCCCCATGAGGTCGGCTTTACGGCAAAGCACAACTGGACGCTTGAACTGATTGCCACGTACGTGGAACGCGACTGGGGCCATTGCTATTCGCTCCGAGGCATTTCCAAGGTCATGGAGCGGCTAGGGCTCAGCTATACGAAACCGACCTACACGCTCGCAGCAGCAGATCCCAAGAAACAACGCCATTTCACCGAAACGACCTTTCCTGAACTGAAAAAAAGCTACTGAACGAGGAGATTGATCACTTGCTGTTCGAGGATGAGTCGATGATCCGGGACTACCAGGCGATTCAGAAGACCTGGTTCCTTCGCGGGAAGCAACGCATCATTCCAACCACGGGCAAGCATCGTGGGGTCAAACTGCTGGCCACGGTTGACTATGAAACGGGACACATCGTTTGGCAAGAAGATGAACAGTACACCGCTGAAACGTTTCTTTCCTTTCTTCAAAAGGTCATGGCGACTTATCCAACAGGGAAACTGGCTCTGGTTTTGGACAATGCCCGGATTCATCATGCAAAGCTGCTTCGGCCGTTTCTGGAAGCGCAAAAAAATCGGCTTGAGCTTGTGTACTTGCCTCCATACAGCCCTCAGTTAAATATCGTAGAAGGACTCTGGAAATGGCTCAAGTCCAGTGTGATCAATAACGTATTCTATTCGGCCGTTTCCGAAATCCGTCTGCGTGTCGGGCAATTTATGGATGAAATCATGAAGCATCCTCATGCCATTATTGACCGGCTGTGCGTGCGACTTTGATTGCTATTTTCTTTCGTTCAACTTATATAGCCTACGTGATTTATACATCAGGGACTACCGGCCAACCAAAGGGGGTTATGGTCGAGCATAAGGGAATTGCCAACCTGAAAGTGGTTTGGGAAGAAAGTTTTGGGATATCCCCCCGGGACAGAATAGGTTTTTTTGCCAGCATTTCATTCGACGCTTCGGTTTGGGAAATATTCATGGCTTTACTGAATGGAGCCACATTATATGTGTTGTCAAAGGAACTCCTAAGCAACCTATGTGAATTTCAGAACTATCTTGGAGAAAACTCGATTACAGTTATGACTCTGCCGCCTTCCTATGCTCAATACCTGGATCCGGTATCCCTTTTTGATCTAAGGTTACTCATTACAGCCGGTTCCGCACCATCACAGAGTCTTGTCAACAAGTGGAACCAAATTGTTACTTATGTAAATGCATATGGACCAACAGAAACAAGTATATGTGCCACAAACTGGATAGCGCCTAGGGAATGGTGCAATGCAAGTCATATCCCTATTGGGACTCCTATTCGTAATACACAGGTATATATTTTGGATGATAACCTGCAACCGGTTGCAACCGGTGAATCCGGACAGCTATGGGTTGGCGGCGTCGGATTAGCCAGGGGATATCTAAACCGGCCGGAACTGACCGCTGAAAAGTTTATCGATAACCCGTTTATTCCCGGTGAAAAGTTGTATTGCACGGGGGATTACGCGAGGTGGCTGTCTGACGGGAATATAGAATATCGCGGCAGAATGGACCATCAAGTGAAAATTAGGGGATACCGCATCGAACTGGGCGAGATAGAAGCGGTTCTCCAAAAACATTCCGGAATTTCAGAAGCTGCTGTACTCGTGAAAAAAGATAAACTGGGGAACCCGTTTTTGTCCGCTTATTATGTTGCAGAAAAAGAAATACCCGGACATTTACTGCGCTCTTATATGGAAAACGAATTACCTCATTATATGGTTCCCTATCATTTTTATTGTATAGAAAACATGCCGCTAACGGTGAACGGAAAAGTGGACCGTGAAAAACTGCTTCTGCCTGAATATAATCAAGAAACTTCTTCCAAATATACAGCCCCCCGTAATGAGTTGGAATTGCTTCTGGCTGAAGTATGGAAAGATGTCTTGGAAGTAGAGGAGGTAGGAATCGATGATAATTTCTACCTGCTTGGCGGAGACTCCATTAAAGCTATTCAGATGGCTTCTAAATTGTACGAGCACCAATTAAGGCTGGATATGAAAGACTTGATGATGAATCCGACAATTAGCACCCTTGCACCTGTAGTAGCCTTTATTGAACAAGAATGCGACCAAGGGATTGTTCAAGGCGAAGTACCGTTGTCTCCTTTTCAACATTGGTTCTTTAAGAAGCAGTTCACGGCCATGCATCATTGGAACCAGTCGGTTCTGTTATATAACCCGGAGGGGTATAACCAAGATATTCTGCAGACGGTACTAATGAAATTAATTGAACATCATGATGCATTACGGATGGTATATACGCTTGATGATTCATTTCCTACGCAGATAAACCGGGGAATAGAAGGGAATTTGTTAGGCTTTTCTACTTTCGATGTTTCTGGGCAAACGGATGCGGGGCAATTTATTCACCATGAGATAAAGAGATTACAGAGCCGCATGGATTTATCCCAAGGGCCTTTAGTTCAAGCAGGGCTGTTCCGTACGGCGGAAGGTGACCATTTGTTTTTGGCCATTCATCACCTGGTTATGGACGGCGTTTCATTTCGCATATTGCTGGAGGATCTGTCTAAA
This Paenibacillus larvae subsp. larvae DNA region includes the following protein-coding sequences:
- a CDS encoding IS630 family transposase (programmed frameshift); the protein is MTMDKHTELAKVTAAMQQTKERRMYERYQAIYLHLKGTSMKAIADILNRNRMTVSSYIHTYENGGLGALQIKHSSGAPTRLTKQQQDRLKQTVAYSVPHEVGFTAKHNWTLELIATYVERDWGHCYSLRGISKVMERLGLSYTKPTYTLAAADPKKQRHFTETTFPELKKLLNEEIDHLLFEDESMIRDYQAIQKTWFLRGKQRIIPTTGKHRGVKLLATVDYETGHIVWQEDEQYTAETFLSFLQKVMATYPTGKLALVLDNARIHHAKLLRPFLEAQKNRLELVYLPPYSPQLNIVEGLWKWLKSSVINNVFYSAVSEIRLRVGQFMDEIMKHPHAIIDRLCVRL